The Pseudomonas iranensis genome includes a window with the following:
- the tssA gene encoding type VI secretion system protein TssA, whose translation MSYSSKLSAHYLELAKVSVSKENFAGEDVRFSSEFEALESELAKASSMHESGQIDWLKIRENSENLLRTQSKDLRVGAWLTWSLYQRESFPGLLAGLGLLHHLSENNWADVHPLKPRTRAAAIGWLVPRLEQVITENIAIKEQLPMFRQLSEHLAGLEAACTEHLGDDAPLLLPISRRLKTMIQRAADNQPAPGVVGAAVAQVKQAATQLLTPGAPIDNERDAHKALRAQQDSARPLCAWWLKQKATDLRALRLNRTLLWMTIDAVPERNAEQITVLRGLPLEKLKLYQDRFDQGKYADLLVELEASLAKAPFWFDGQRMVWECLQNLNAELAMREVEIHFALLIQRLPGIIELRFHDGAPFADPSTRAWIAANVMPHLQSASAPRKVESENVETQPAWEKALEEVQPILRKEGLKPAVQILKQGLQSAHGGRERFFWQFTLARLCFLAKKYELAKNQLETLDQTLQDSGLHAWEPDLALQVLHLLHSCCELLPQNHAVRESKEEIYRRLCHLDLEVVLE comes from the coding sequence ATGTCCTACTCAAGCAAACTTTCCGCCCATTACCTCGAACTCGCAAAAGTCTCTGTTTCCAAAGAGAATTTCGCGGGCGAAGACGTTCGTTTTTCGAGCGAGTTCGAGGCGCTGGAAAGTGAGCTGGCCAAGGCTTCGTCGATGCACGAAAGCGGGCAGATCGACTGGCTGAAAATCCGCGAAAACAGCGAAAATCTGCTGCGTACCCAATCCAAGGATCTGCGTGTCGGCGCCTGGCTGACCTGGTCGCTGTACCAGCGCGAATCCTTCCCCGGGCTGCTCGCCGGCCTCGGTCTGCTGCACCATCTGTCGGAAAACAACTGGGCCGACGTTCACCCGCTCAAACCCCGCACCCGTGCCGCCGCGATCGGCTGGCTGGTGCCGCGTCTCGAGCAGGTCATCACCGAAAACATTGCGATCAAAGAGCAGTTGCCGATGTTCCGGCAGCTCTCCGAGCACCTGGCCGGCCTTGAGGCCGCGTGCACTGAGCATCTGGGCGATGACGCGCCGCTGCTGCTGCCGATCTCCCGCCGCCTGAAAACCATGATTCAGCGCGCCGCCGACAACCAGCCGGCGCCCGGCGTGGTGGGCGCGGCGGTGGCGCAGGTCAAGCAGGCCGCGACCCAACTGCTCACCCCTGGCGCGCCGATCGACAACGAGCGGGATGCGCACAAAGCCCTGCGCGCCCAGCAGGACAGCGCCCGGCCATTGTGTGCCTGGTGGCTGAAACAGAAAGCCACCGACCTGCGTGCCCTGCGCCTCAATCGCACGCTGCTGTGGATGACCATCGACGCGGTGCCCGAGCGCAACGCCGAGCAGATCACCGTGCTGCGCGGTCTGCCGCTGGAAAAGCTCAAGCTCTATCAGGACCGTTTCGATCAGGGCAAATACGCCGACCTGCTGGTGGAACTGGAGGCGAGCCTGGCGAAGGCGCCGTTCTGGTTCGATGGCCAGAGGATGGTCTGGGAATGTCTCCAGAACCTCAACGCCGAGCTGGCCATGCGCGAAGTGGAAATCCACTTCGCGCTTTTGATTCAGCGCCTGCCGGGCATTATCGAGTTGCGCTTCCATGACGGCGCGCCGTTTGCTGATCCGTCCACCCGGGCGTGGATCGCTGCCAACGTCATGCCGCACCTGCAAAGCGCCAGCGCGCCGCGCAAGGTCGAAAGCGAGAACGTCGAAACCCAGCCCGCCTGGGAAAAGGCCCTCGAGGAAGTCCAGCCGATTCTGCGCAAGGAAGGTTTGAAGCCGGCCGTGCAGATTCTCAAGCAGGGTCTGCAATCGGCCCACGGTGGCCGCGAACGCTTCTTCTGGCAGTTCACCCTCGCGCGGCTGTGTTTCCTGGCCAAGAAATACGAACTGGCCAAGAACCAGCTCGAAACCCTCGATCAGACATTACAGGACTCAGGCCTGCACGCCTGGGAGCCCGATCTTGCATTGCAAGTGCTGCACCTGCTGCACAGTTGCTGCGAGTTGTTGCCGCAGAACCACGCCGTACGTGAAAGCAAGGAAGAGATTTATCGCAGGCTGTGCCACCTCGACCTCGAAGTGGTACTCGAATAG
- a CDS encoding HU family DNA-binding protein — translation MRKPELAAAIAEKADLTKEQANRVLNAVLEEITGALHRKDSVTLVGFGTFLQRHRGARTGKNPQTGEPVKIKASNTVAFKPGKSLKDSVNP, via the coding sequence ATGCGTAAACCAGAACTCGCCGCTGCAATCGCCGAAAAGGCCGACCTGACCAAAGAACAGGCCAACCGCGTCCTCAATGCCGTCCTCGAAGAAATCACCGGCGCCCTGCACCGCAAGGACAGCGTGACGCTGGTCGGTTTCGGCACCTTCCTGCAGCGCCACCGCGGCGCCCGCACCGGCAAAAACCCGCAGACCGGCGAGCCGGTCAAGATCAAGGCCAGCAACACCGTTGCGTTCAAGCCAGGCAAATCGTTGAAAGACAGCGTCAATCCTTGA